In a single window of the Anguilla rostrata isolate EN2019 chromosome 6, ASM1855537v3, whole genome shotgun sequence genome:
- the LOC135256676 gene encoding uncharacterized protein LOC135256676 produces the protein MEFRRLSFLGADQTETLSRAMRRSAEDSAAAAEDEPEDNVLFGTIRGRVVGLRHYIGGVNQGEMVSLVREPHNPYDKNAVMVANVHGSQIGHIRRQLAAPMAYIMDNNFAKVEGVVPISVNRTSSMPVCLSLWGKEENKTAVSNELKKHGFQLTLESKCGSQGATPNRTSHQWLAPGGFPISTVEEVVAKYGEQGCTLVLHNLRVTQQQQEAVQSATVGQQNNPAWYALRRGRLTASNFGAVLLAKHVTPSLIQRVLEPCDLDGVESIDWGNENEQEGVKAFETATGLKVQESGFWITESGVLGASPDGLVGTHALLEVKCPFRERELTIEEASLNKDFCLRKDGRTYQLRQDHRYWHQVQGQLHIAKRDICYFVVWTKKQSIIIPINKDAAWAKYLNSLEDLYKVQLLPKLLEQV, from the exons ATGGAATTTAGGCGATTAAGCTTCTTAGGTGCGGACCAAACTGAAACCTTGTCCCGAGCAATGCGGCGCTCTGCAGAGGACTCGGCTGCAGCCGCGGAAGACGAACCGGAGGATAACGTACTGTTTGGAACCATTAGAGGAAGGGTTGTCGGATTACGTCACTATATTGGGGGT GTTAACCAAGGAGAGATGGTGTCGCTGGTCAGGGAACCTCACAACCCCTATGATAAAAACGCAGTTATGGTTGCCAATGTGCACGGGAGCCAGATCGGGCACATCAGACGCCAGCTGGCTGCGCCAATGGCCTATATCATGGACAACAATTTCGCCAAAGTTGAAGG GGTTGTTCCTATCAGTGTGAACCGTACTTCCAgcatgcctgtctgtctttccctctgggggaaggaggagaaTAAAACAGCAGTATctaatgaactgaaaaagcatggaTTCCAACTCACACTTGAATCAAAAT GTGGATCTCAAGGTGCGACACCAAATAGGACTTCACACCAATGGCTTGCACCTGGTGGTTTTCCAATCTCCACTGTTGAGGAAGTAGTGGCAAAGTATGGTGAACAGGGATGTACCTTGGTACTCCACAACCTGAGGgtgacacagcagcagcaggaggctGTCCAGTCAGCCACAGTTGgacaacaaaacaatcctgcatGGTATGCACTCCGCCGAGGCAGACTGACGGCCAGCAATTTTGGGGCAGTGTTGTTAGCCAAACATGTTACACCATCTCTCATACAGCGAGTGTTGGAGCCATGTGACCTGGATGGTGTGGAGTCTATAGATTGGGGGAATGAAAATGAGCAAGAGGGGGTGAAGGCCTTTGAGACAGCAACAGGCCTGAAGGTACAGGAGTCAGGGTTCTGGATCACAGAGTCTGGTGTCCTCGGTGCATCCCCAGATGGCCTTGTGGGTACACATGCCCTGTTGGAAGTTAAATGTCCATTCAGGGAAAGAGAACTCACAATCGAAGAGGCATCACTGAATAAGGACTTCTGCCTGAGGAAAGATGGCAGAACATACCAGCTAAGACAAGATCATAGATACTGGCACCAGGTCCAGGGCCAGCTGCATATAGCAAAACGTGACATCTGCTACTTTGTCGTTTGGACAAAAAAGCAGAGCATCATTATTCCCATCAATAAAGATGCAGCTTGGGCCAAGTATCTCAACAGCCTGGAGGATTTATACAAAGTCCAGTTGCTCCCAAAATTGCTGGAGCAGGTATAA